Part of the Corticium candelabrum chromosome 15, ooCorCand1.1, whole genome shotgun sequence genome, GTTGATGTGCTCCCGTTTCGACAAAGAGCAAACTACAACTGTATTGTAATGGAATCTGTCGTCGTCTGAGTTGGCTGTTGTCTGTGTGATCTTCCACTTACTTGGATTGAGCGTCACGTTGAACCAATTGCAACACTGTACCTCAAGAAATGGTGTCATCTCGCCAGACCTGCTAATCTATGCCGATTCTATCTGCCTTTCAAGCTTGGCGGTTTGAATCTCCCCTCGTTATCTACGTCTGCATTCAAAAAATGTCAAATGCCTCGTTACCATCAACTGTCAAATTCCAAAGACGTTCGTGTTCAAACTTAGCAACGTCTAAGGCTTTAGTTTTTGCTACGAACAAAACTCTGAAATTCAATCCTTTCACCTACGTATTTCAAGAGCAAGTTGAGTTTTAGAACCATTACAACCACATGTAAAattgtcagtttgtgcaaAGCCAAACGACTAGTACAGAGTGTAGATGATCACCGACGCTTGGATCTCATCAAAGCTTGTGATGTACGAGGCGCGACACTGCGCTTGCAGGTGGATGATGACACTTGGAGTAAGACTGTACAAACACAGAATCCTCTCATTCTGTCTTAACGCCATTCAGGATACTCTACCTTATAAAGCAAACTTTATATATTTATGAACGAAAAAAATTGCAAAAGGCCGCGTtttaatattcaatttttaaaaaattagaCGAATAAATAGATTGAATTAATTTgcataataaattatataaggtacaataaacaaataaaacacaaatattttaattaacatttaatttaGACCCAACTAAATATCTAAGTAAACATTGACATAATTGAacaaagttgcttgcaatttataatatttcattgcattgaaaCCGAAATTGATGAAAGATTGAGGATGCTGATTTTTCTAATGCCGTCAATTTTTCTAACCCTAGaaatactaaaattaaaaGCAACTTATGTGAaatctttaatttttaattcacTTATTCAAAGGTATGGTGAAAATATAAGTCACAGCCAGCCTcctttgtttctttgcattGCTGGTCGTCGTTGAAAagttgtttttcttttctagTAAACCTCGGCATCATTACATCAGCCTAGAGTCAGCTAATTGAGCATTCGGAAAAAGTCTATGTTTGCCCAAATACAAATAAAagtattaataaatttacacaAGTTATATTCCAAGTGATCGAGAACGCATTCTAGCAAGAAAACGCTGCAAAACGACGAACGTGGTTTAGCAAGCCGGAGCGTGGGCTTAGTGCTGCGCTCATGTCACGCATGtcttacaataattattattttaataatttattttatgaAATTTTAGCTTCTAAACTGCTTGAAAGGTTTACCATTTGAGAACGTGTCATAGTCAAGCTTAGAGGCAGTTTTTGAATGCCGACCTCATTACGAAAACCAAACGTACATACACTACTAAACCGACGGTACACTGTACGCCGTTGCTTTGCATGTGATGCTCCCCATCAATACTTCTATTGCAGTAATGCTAAAAAACGTGCTAAAACATAGTGAAGGCGTGCTAGACTAAAAGTATACGTGTCAGTAATACCCAAACCCATAGTTCTGTGCACACCACGTCTCTAAAAAGCCAAAAACATCAATCACTGTCCGATAAATCTCCCAGTAGCCGACTCGCTCTATAGGAACTGCCTATTTCCAGTCGTTCCTGTCCACTCGTCGACGTTTTCGACGAGCCGCACGTATCCTCCTCTTGCCGTCGCCTCGCCTCCGACGAAGAACACGTGTCCTGCTCCTGCCGAGGATCCTTCTTGAACGAAGTAACCGAATCGTGATGCTGTCTTCGACGCTTCTTACACCGACTGCTCGTGCTGTTCTCGTCCTGGCCGCGGCTCATTCTAAATGAAGTAGATGTCTCACCGGCGAGCGCGTCTGGAGCACTAAATCTTCTTTGGTGAGAATGAACGTCGTCGGGTTTGACGACTGGTGCTAAGCCGTGAAATGGACTAAACGAAGAAACGAGCGGAGAGtagggagagagagaagaagaagacggGTGGTGGTAATGGGAAAATGGAGAATCCATATGACCAGAGAATTGAGGAATGTAGTCACTAACGAGAGAGGAAGGAAACGCAGACTCCGCATCTAGTAAACAAAATCACACAGCTCTAGATACGTGCACGACACGTACAACTGACGGTTTGCAGACTTACGCGAGAAATTTGGCGAGACCGACTGCAATGATTCGGGAAAAGTTTTGATGCCATCGCTCGTCTCTTGGTCACGAAATGCTTTCGCATAAGGATTATTGTCGATCTTGAGACGGGTGATCTAATAAGAACATCAACTATGAGCAGATATCAACAGATTCGAATGCGACTGAAGACAGACTTCTTTGTTCTGATATGACGTAACGCTAATGAAATGGGACAAAGGCAGTCGTCGGACGAAAACGCGTTCGAACGTTCCGTCGGCGTCACACAATTTGAGAATGGCTACTTGCGGCTCGTACTTGTGCATTGAATGGAGTACAATCTAAACGGACAAAAACATCGTCACAGTTAATTAACGAGACCGACGGGTTACGCCATCATGACTGAATGACCGAATAAATTTATTGTTGTCGCACATAGTGCAAGTCCCACTCGGGGCTCATCCACAAGcacacatgtacgcacacTACACGTAAAACTAtatgacatacacaaaaagcCCAATACAACAACCAATCCTACAATCATTTTACTCACATGAGTAGGTTTACGACAATCTTTGTCGTTTGTCAATTTGGCCGCTTTGAACGAGATAACTTGTTTCATCCAGTGTTTTCCAGTAGCAGGACTGTCTGGATGCACGAATGACGGGTCTTGGTCAGGAAACGTGGCGTCAGACTGCTGACTGGAGACCCATTGCGATTTGATAAATTTGTATCGGCGGCGGTCATTGCAGGCAAACTCTAACACAACTTTGTACACACTGTCTTTCTCCAGGTTCGTCACGGACACGACGATAAGCGGGAACAGTTGTCTAGTTAAGAAAAACAGTTGACGGCTATTAAACGACATCGTCACCCTTGCACATGGCGAGGCTGAAATGCTGCTGTCTTACCTCCCCGATTTGGTAATTATCATTTCGGTGCCAATTTTAGAAAACTTCTGCCACAGTTCGAATTCCTTTAGAACCACTTCGATGCACGTTCCGCTGCTCCATCCTTCGTCTAACGAACTCGAATTCGAACTGAACGCGTTCGTCACCGGAGGAACGACCCCCGCCGTCGTCGTcgatgctgctgctgcagatgTGGAAGGTCTATAGCCAATCGGACGTGAAGGATGAAAAGGATTGTAGTGAAAGTGACCGGGAGGGGGCATCGAATAGAAGTAGCCGCGAAaaggagaaagagaggtggGAGACACGAGAGGATGGAAGGGAGGTCGCTCTTGTCCATTGGCTACCGACCACGACCTCGGATACTGAAATCGACCGAATGTCGAGTAGTGGTAACCACCACGTAAATGACGAAATTCGTTATCCAGTTTGAAACGTAGAGAAAGACGAAAACCGAGTCGACGAGAACAGTGAACGATTGAAAGTGAGCACGTGGAGAGTGCACATGGTTCAAGTAAAATTCGAAACGGTGAGCTGTGATTGGGTGAACTCACGGATGTTAGCTAATTGCGGCGCGTAGTCGTCTCAACGTGCCGTTAACGTCAGTGTAGTGCCGTCTTCACAAGTCCAACGCGGAACGCAACATGGCACTAGAAATAAGTGCTAATTACCATCGCCACTGCATTGACAATGAGCTGCAACTACAATCGTGTAACACGTGACTATTACAGCACGTGGTCGGCTCGAACTTGTCATTTGTTCTGAGAGACCGCGCTCGTGACACATCCATGTTGAGACAATAGGACAGATTGCTGTCATTTCAATCATCCCAGACTTGATAAGATGAAAATAATCAGTCCTTAGAACCAGAATCAAGCGAAAAGGGAGCAGACAACCGCAGAGCAATTCAAACTCTGAGTGCCACCATACTACATCtgggccacacacacacacacacacacacacacacacacacacacacacacacacacacacacacacacacacacacacacacacacacacacacacacacacacacacacacacacacacacacacacacacacacacacacacacacacacacacacacacacacacacacacacacacacacacacacacacacacacacacacacacacacacacacacacacacacacacacacacacacacacacacacacacacacacacacacacacacacacacacacacttcctcCTCTTCCTGCATTGctgccttaattaataaagaacCGTCAAGCTATCCCTCGAAAGAGAAACAAAGTCAAAGAACTAAAACTAGATAATATTAGTCAGAAAGACTCTTGTGAACTGTATATCCGCCTCGGCTCAGGAACCATCGTTTGCACAGAGACAGGATGGTACATTGGACTGTGCCTCGATGTTTGTGGACCTGTTTCTCGCGTTCTGCTCTACACTTGTGAAGTTTTCTATCACTGCCTCATCAGAAACGGCGTAAGCAGTGTTAACATTGTATTTGCAGAGCAGGTTGTTCTGATCTTGCCGACTCAAGAGCTGTATAGTAAGCCTACGCCTGACATCTTTCTACCCCTTCCTTGGCCGACCCTGTGGTGTTGAGGCATCCAGCTAAAAAAGCATATCTTTGGGAACCGCTAATTTGCATTCTGTCAAGATGGCCGAGCCACTCTAATCGGCGTTTAGTCGGCTTTGTGTTATAGTTTCAGGGTGTCCTCATCACTGTCTGATTAGCTTCAATGTAGATGTTTGGACCATTGCTCTTTGGTAGAAAAACATAAATTGTAcctgtgtctatctatctaataACAAGACCTATTCAACAGTCTTCAGCGTGACCTGCCTCAGCATCTAACCGAGCAGTTTTGATTGTACCTTCAACATCAACAAGCAATCTGACGTTCCATGAAGCTGTAAATCAGTGACTGTACAAGTCTCTCTCGTCTTTGACTTTATTCTTTGTGCAGTGGGTGAAACCCGGGAGGTTTGCAAGGCCTCTGTGAGAAAACAAGTAAGAGATGGGCCAAGACACTCTATCGCACGGCACCCTGGTCTCAAACCCATTCCGGTTCTTACTTGCTGGTGTCATTCTCTACTCTAACAGACTTGATAACATACTTTCTTCTGACAATGCAGAATATGATAATATTGCACACTGTATCACCATAAGCGCTTACATTTGGTAAATTAATAGCAAGATTTTTTGaaacaaaaaagaaatttggtacatgtactgtcaGACAGTAAATTTACATCAGTGGGTATAAGATTTTGCTCTCAAAATAAGGAGTCAGCAAAGAAACGAAAAATGAGTAGACGATTCTCATCTGCAAGAATTACTTCTTCAGTAGGTACGGCAAATAAGTTTAAGTTGTAATCTTCCCAGTAAAGATCAGAACCGAAGTTATCACTTCAACAATTATGTTTAGACATACAAAAGATCACGGAAAATAGAGGTCGACTCGAAAAAAGAATTCGGCTGTCTGGTCTAACATTTAGAGGGCAAATGCCCACCGATGGAAACTGTCTATTTCATGCAGTAGCAGACCGACTGCAGCGAGTTGATTCCAACAACAAGCTCAGCCACAGTGAACTGTGTGACCTAGCAGTAACTTGTCTTAGAGATTACCAATTTGTTGTAAGTCATTACCAATGTTCTTCCATCAGTGTTGGATGGCATGTATTAATCAAGTTGTTGAAGCAGGATTCGGTTGGTCAACCTCTAGACATGGCCTATTTTGTAGCTGGCAGAGATTGGAAAAGCTACTTAGATAATCTTGCTCAAAATAGGACATGGGGTGATCACCTTGCAGTGATGGCACTAGGAACATGACATTCGAATAGTTAGCAGTGTATCTGGCACTGATGACCATTTTGACATCATCATCGAACCAAATGGCCACAAAGCACGTCATGAGGCACCTCTAATTCAGGGGCACTATGCCAAGAATCACTACGAGAGTCTCGGTATTTGTGATGGTACTTGTCTAATGCTGAATTTTGATAGCTAACTAAACACTTAAACAAAAATTCTGTTTTGTTCCAATAGCTGGTGAGAAGATTGTTGGCATATCCAGGTATATTAAATATCACattaaaggagcattccggaCAACTGCACATCTGATGGCGTGCAAAAACTGCTTCACTTGGCGgacaaaattcttgaaacagCCCCCGTcagtttttatgtttttaaacGTTCTAAATGTACATCTGccgggtttgctctgagatagtgcccagatacccaacttggttagtatatATTTCCTGTTAGTAGAGCGAAGGCAGAGCCAGCAGCTAGCGCATATCTCTggaatgctcctttaattaattaaagacatcCAAATAACAAATCAATTTTGTTCAGTAATTTAAGTGAGAGTACAGAGAAATACACTGCTCTTGGAAGATCAAAATGTAGCGCCATCGCAAATGTCACAGACCATACATACTGCAGACaaactctctgtctgtctttgcccTACACTCCACCGAATGATGTCATAATTGGCAATACAATTATCTCAATGGAACAGGAACACCATGCCAGTGGTCCAAAGTGACTGTTTTTGACGAGAGAACAACAAGAGCAAGTAGAACTTTCAAAGATAAGACCAAAATTACACTTCAAATAACTTCCAGGTGGATGACATCTGGGAAGGCACAGCACCAAACAGTGTTGTTGCCTACGGTGATGATGGCCAGGAGTTGAGAGCTGCAGAATTGTGTAGTCTGTGCCCAATCAACAGTGTGAATGAtaatgtaagaaataaattaaGTAATTTATGCATGGCTTTGTTGCTATGGTgagcaacacaacagaaatgggtgGTGTTGCCAGGTTATCAGTGCTTTTCttcaaaaaattacaatatcATTATGCCATCAGGTAAAATGATTAGTCACTGCAGTAATtgaaaaatattgaaatagctGGTATCGCAGGAATTTCGAGTATTCTCATATAATGCTTTTCTCTACATGTCCCTGAGTTTGTGTCGTGATGGCAAGAGACCACTTTGGTGGAAATGTAGGCTTTCTGATCTCTGTTGCCATTCcctttaatttttgtatacaATGACTTTTAGATAACTCTTCTGCGACAGGACGTCAACATTTTTCAGTATGACGCTGTTACTATACCAGTTCAGCTTCCTGGTCACTGGACAATTGTGGTAAACTTCATTATTTGTACACATGACAGAAAATTCATACACTTGCTACCTTGTAGGTTCTGGACATCAAGAGAGCTGAAATCAAGTACCTTGATTCCTttcaaccaaaccaaaccaattATACAGTTGTAGCACGCATTCGGTATAGCGTTGCAATGAACTTAGCTAACCTGTGCTAATTATTGACACAAAACCCTTGTTTGACAGAGAGTTCTTACGATGTGAAGCAGCAAAATGGAAGTTCAGTGTATCGAGCAAGTGGCCTTGCATAGCCGAATTCTCTCTAAGAGTTAGCATATATAAATTTGTTGCTTTTGGAAGACTTACATTTTCTGTTATACATAGGATTTCCCAATTCAAGCCAATAAAGCAGATTGTGGTGTTTTCATATGTATGGTAAGTAGTTCCAGTGCCATGAAGATACACcttttgtctgtatgcttAACTTTCTACAACAGCATGCACTCCATCAAATGATGAGGCTCTCATACAACTTCAAAGTAGTATGTTTTTCATGTGTTTCGCACACTACAAACAGCCTAATTTTCTTCACCACATTTTCAGTATTAGTGCCACATGTCATTAGCAAGATCATGGATTTGCAACATAATTTGTCTCAAGAAAGATTCACACTGGTACAAAATAATTGTTGTGGACATGTACCCCACTGACACTAGCAACTTTCAAACCAAGCCAGGACGCTTTATCAGTTATTCTTAGATGGTTCCGTATGTCAGTGGCAAACTGGTCTTCTTCTTTTTACACTAACTGACAAATTCACACAGAAAACCCTGCCCATCAGTACACTGGCCCAGTTTGAAAGTTGCTAGTGCAAATGGAGTAATTAAGAACCTACATAATTAtataaccacacacacacacacacacacacacacacacacacacacacacacacacacacacacacacacacacacacacacacacacacacacacacacacacacacacacacacacacacacacacacacctgcatgaACACCAAACCTTGAACTTTGAAACTTGAATGTACAGCTCTTGGAAACTGACTTCAACTGCAAGTAAAACACAACCAGACAACAACAGTAAGTAAAGTGTGTCACTACAATTTTTAGATAGTAAAATAGATTCCCTGGATGTCTTGATAGGTGATGTAGAAATTATAGATGACAAATCAACAGAAAGAGATTCGCCAAGAAGTCTGTCGCAGAAGAATGGTTGGTTAATTTAGCAATACGTATTGTCTTTTGCAACATACAACATCAATCTGTGTGCAGATATTTTACTTGTACATGATGATGTCAGTGACAATCATAACTGGTTAGTCAGTATATAGTTATATGATGTGTTGCAATTATGTATGGTACTTATAGTGTAACACCACAAGAAGAAAGTTACAAGTATTATCAGTTCTGTTAGTTGATGTCATATGATCATGTTTTCACTTAGTGTGATTCAAACAGGTTGTTCCGCTGTCGGATAAAGACATCAGTACTCATGCTCTTAATAGTGACAGCATACAGTTACATCAACGAGTAAAAGCTACAGACTTCAAAGGTGGGGACACAAGAATCAAGGAAATCGATGAAGAAACTTTGGAACGTGACCTGTTTAACACTTCTCTATTGCGGTTATGTCAAGCAGGGGCAACCTTTGAAGAATGGAAGgcagaagatgatgatgataccaTAGTaagttatattataattttgtaTAATTTTGTAGACATCATTTGGAATGTGTCAGTCCAACAACACACTAACAACAAGCATATTCACACATTACAAATATGGTAGACCAAACAATTTCGTCATTTGTACCTTGTTGCTACAATTTCTGAAAGGGGTCTTCACATTTTCAAAAAGAACTTGTCATTTTTATGTACACTTTTGCTCAAGTGAGTGTGAGCAACAAGATAAGAATGACAACGGACTTTTtgtcactttgctgctgagcactattatatacatacatacatacatatatcaTCCAATAGAAGGAGAGTGCTGGCTTAGTATTGACCTACGTGTTGCTCTGTGGATGGATTACAGATGCTTTGTCAACAAGCCTCATTTAAAAACTGTGGGTGATTTTGTGCTTGTTACAAACAACCTGCACATTGACTTCAACAACTTTGCTGCAAAACATACAATGCCTGACATGTACCTTGTacctgcagcagctttgcTCAGGTATTGGTGCAGGTGCGGGCAACAATACCAAACTCCTATTTATACATATGGGAAACAATACATTTACCTTAGCAGCTCTCAACTAGATGATCTGTGTGCTTGGATACGTGACATGAAGGAACAATTCTATAAGCATGGTAGACATATCTTTTATGGGTTACACTAGCTATATTAATGTCatgttgtctgttcattgAATGTAATCATGAAGTCAGCCCAAGACTCATAAGCACCGTTTCAGGTTTAATACAACTCTTGTTGCATATTGTTTACAGCAAACTTGACATCGTGAAGTTCTAAAGTATCTATCGATAACCAAGTTGACATGCTGTTGCCGATATAGGTCATTCTGTTAACCTTCAGTGCTTTGGGAACGACATGCTTAGAAATTGATCAATATCTAGACTTAATTTTATGTTATCACAACCTGTAGCACTTCAGTCGACAGTGTTTTCAGAATACTTCATAAACTCTATTCTTGAGCCACATAGGTCTACTTTCAAAGAAGGTATCTTTGGCACTTGTATAATGTGTTGAATGTAtatgcatatacatacatctaTTGTGTATACTCTACACCCAAATGGGAAGCACCAACAGCCACTGCCAACTATAGGTAGATAATATTCTATAAACAGCACAGGGATACAGTGGAGTTTGCTATAGCAAACCTCAATGTAATTAATCCTTGATGTGATGAATTTAGTTTTGATGTCCTGAATGTGCAACAACAATCCGGATGCGTTCACTTATTACAAAATTCTAGTGTCTCCTGCAATTCATTTATCAAAATTCCACTGTATGTGAGTAACCTCTGAACAACAAAAacttacacatacacataaatcTACAATCACAGCTGCGAATGGTATagtatatgttaattaaaatccTAATCAGGTCAAGAGTAGTCTAGATCTCTTCCCATGATAGACAGTTTGATCTGCATCATATTGTGTAAGATGAACGCAAGGGAAAAACAAAGTTTATAACCAGTGCTGTACCAATGTTGCCCCAATCTAATAACTGGCTTCATTTGCATAATCGATTGACAGATCGGGATAAATGCatgcaaaatatttaataCAATATATTTTGTACTGTAGATAGAGTAACTATCATCTGGCATTCTAGAATCCATAATAAGTCAAAGAGAGGTGTACAAAATACAAGTAGAAACGGTCCTCACTTCTCTCGAACATAATTTCCTATGAAATTGTTTCACCAGAAAGATTTTTCGTAAAAAATGTCTACAAAGaaatatttatcaattatGTCCCACAAAAGTAAACATAGACATGGACATTTTAACATAGAGACAACTTAAACCATACCAAACTGTTCAGGAAATAACCTGTGTAATAATTATGCCTTTACTCAGTCTCATATTGcaaaacattaaaaatttGTGATGTAGATTGCTATTATTTTAGTTAACAACTGAACAATGctaatatacaaaatatttaacaTCCATATCACTGAacaccagcaacaacagcattctTAATATTAGTGTCTCATAGCATTTCATGTTATACATCACCGAAAAACATTCAATCATATATTCAACTTTGCAATCACTATACAGTAGACAAAGCAGTCAATTGCTGCATAGAAATTTAATTGACACtaataaaattcaaaaagCTATGATTGGTTTTACAAAGTTACACAACCAGGTGAGAAATACAGCTGACGCACTGCAAAAgatacaggtacagtacatccATTTCCCTTTTTGTCTGGCAAAGCTTGCTCCCAGCCAAGCTTGCTAACAGCTATTTAGCTAATAAACAATTCcaccaatatatatatatatatatatatatatatatatatatatatatatatatattcttattTCAGAGAACAATTACCAgtcccctgccaaagttggcaaatcccaaaagtcaaactcagtgtCAAATCGTAAACTAATTAGTGGAAATTATACTTGCAGTAGActgaaataaacaaactgaaaTCCgttgcagtaagttactgactgccctactaaacgttattctgctctttgctgtggGCTTGGACGCGATAACCTTCAAAGTGGCAAGACTGGAAGGCATCCACAAACTCTATACTAGCTATCAGATATGTAATGGCATCTGGTCTTGTCTAATAAATTAGAGTACACGTACAGTGACGAGTGGGAGTCTGATAGTGCGTTGCGTTGAGAAAGTAGTGTATTGTTGATTAGTCTGCAGCGAGCTGTTGCTTAATAAAAAAACGCGGAGAACCATAGAGATAGAGATATTAACTCTATCAACAGCAATCAATCCATAAATCAATTTACATATGCAGTAATGAATACCTGGCTCCACACTTTCGTCTTGACTTGTGTATCAGCTTGGCTTACCAAGTAACGGAGTAAGCCAAGCCCCATCAATACTTCTATTGCAGTAATGCTCAAAAACGTGCTAAAACATAGTGAAGGCGTGCTAGACTAAAAGTATACGTGTCAGTAATACCCAAACCCATAGTTCTGTGCACACCACGTCTCTAAAAAGCCAAAAACATCAATCACTGTCCGATAAATCTCCCAGTAGCCGACTCGCTCTATAGGAACTGCCTATTTCTTCTGGTTGGAGAACGCCCCTGGGCATAGAAGTCGAGGCTTCGTTCCGTTCGCACGTCGACGGACAATACCAATCATCCCGTTCCTGTCCACTCGTCGACGCTTTCGATGAGCCGCACGTATCCTCCTCTTGCCGTCGCCTCGCCTCAGACGAAGAACACGTATCCTGCTCCTGCCGAGGACTCTTCTTGAACGAAGCAACCGAATCGTGATGCTGTCTTCGACGCTTCTTACGCCGACTGCTCGTGCTGTTCTCTTGACGTTGTCGACTGACTGTGTCGGTATCGTCTTGGCTGCGGCTCATTCTAATTGAACTGGATGTCTCACCGGCGAGCGCGTCTGGAGCACTAGACCTTCTTTGGCGAGAATGAACGTCGTCGGGTTTGACGACTGGTGCTAAGCCGTGAAATGGACTAAACGACGGAACGAGCGAAGACtagggagagagagaagacgacGGGTGGTGGTAATGGGAAAATGGAGAATCCATAAGACCAGAGAATTGGGGAATGTAGTCACTAACGAGAGAGGAAGGAAACGGAGGCTCCGCATCTAGCAAACAAAATCACACAGCTCTAGATACGTGCACGACACGTACAACTAACGGTTTACAGACTTACGCGAGAAATTTGGCGAGACCGACTGCAATGATTCGGGAAAAGTTTTGATGCCATCGCTCGTCTCTTGGTCACGAAATGCTTTCGCATAAGGATTATTGTCGATCTTGAGACGGGTGACCTAATGAGAACATCAAATAGGAACAGATATCAATAGATTCGAATGCGACTGAAGACAGACTTCTTTGTTCTGATATGACGTAACGCTAATGAAATGACACAGAGACAGTTGTCGGACGAAAACACGTTCGAACGTTCCGTCGCCGTCAGACAATTTGAAAATGGCTACTCGCGGCTCGTActtgtagcctcgtaccagaccctctcctggcgttttcgtgttatacgggaaccgggcacgacgcgcgagagggtctggtacgaggctacgtACTTGTGCATCGAATGAAGAACAACCTAAACGGACAAAAACATCATCACAGTTAATTAACGAGACCGACGGTTTACGCCATCATGACTGAATAagtttaatttattgttgtcgCACATAGTGCAAGTCCC contains:
- the LOC134191547 gene encoding T-box transcription factor T-like, producing the protein MCDNNKFIRSFSHDGIVLHSMHKYEPQVAILKLCDADGTFERVFVRRLPLSHFISVTSYQNKEITRLKIDNNPYAKAFRDQETSDGIKTFPESLQSVSPNFSHAESAFPSSLVSDYIPQFSGHMDSPFSHYHHPSSSSLSPYSPLVSSFSPFHGLAPVVKPDDVHSHQRRFSAPDALAGETSTSFRMSRGQDENSTSSRCKKRRRQHHDSVTSFKKDPRQEQDTCSSSEARRRQEEDTCGSSKTSTSGQERLEIGSSYRASRLLGDLSDSD
- the LOC134191081 gene encoding T-box transcription factor T homolog translates to MPPPGHFHYNPFHPSRPIGYRPSTSAAAASTTTAGVVPPVTNAFSSNSSSLDEGWSSGTCIEVVLKEFELWQKFSKIGTEMIITKSGRQLFPLIVVSVTNLEKDSVYKVVLEFACNDRRRYKFIKSQWVSSQQSDATFPDQDPSFVHPDSPATGKHWMKQVISFKAAKLTNDKDCRKPTHCAYMCACG
- the LOC134191548 gene encoding sentrin-specific protease 2-like, which codes for MARDHFGGNDVNIFQYDAVTIPVQLPGHWTIVVLDIKRAEIKYLDSFQPNQTNYTVVARIREFLRCEAAKWKFSVSSKWPCIAEFSLRDFPIQANKADCGVFICMKDSHWYKIIVVDMYPTDTSNFQTKPGRFISYS
- the LOC134191334 gene encoding uncharacterized protein LOC134191334; protein product: MSRSQDDTDTVSRQRQENSTSSRRKKRRRQHHDSVASFKKSPRQEQDTCSSSEARRRQEEDTCGSSKASTSGQERDDWYCPSTCERNEASTSMPRGVLQPEEIGSSYRASRLLGDLSDSD
- the LOC134191549 gene encoding T-box transcription factor T-A-like → MIITKSGRQLFPLIVVSVTNLEKDSVYKVVLEFACNDRRRYKFIKSQWVSSQQSDATFPDQDPSFVHPDSPATGKHWMKQVISFKAAKLTNDKDCRKPTHVSEMIVGLVVVLGFLCMSSSFTCSVRTCVLVDEPDWDLHYVRQQCCSSFDAQVRSLVPDPLARRARFPYNTKTPGEGLVRGYKYEPRVAIFKLSDGDGTFERVFVRQLSLCHFISVTSYQNKEVTRLKIDNNPYAKAFRDQETSDGIKTFPESLQSVSPNFSHAEPPFPSSLVSDYIPQFSGLMDSPFSHYHHPSSSLSP